The proteins below are encoded in one region of Candidatus Thiodiazotropha sp. LNASS1:
- a CDS encoding Ni/Fe hydrogenase subunit alpha yields MNDTTRDIHIHVPVLTRVEGEGALKIDVVDGAIQNLALHIYEPPRLFEKFVEDYECNQVIDMVARICGICPVAYQMSAVQAFESLFGFQPPDWVRDMRRAMYCGEWLQSHALHIHLLSAPDFLGFDSAIAMAADYPDAVRRGLELQSLGNDLIALFGGRSVHPVGVRVGGFYRAPREDEVATLLRRLEAALPAAEALVGWTAGLEFPDDEQAFTSVAMSHPDEYAINQGNLISGQGLETEITFYESYFQEHQSPHSTALHSTLDERPYLVGPLARLNLNFHQLPKPVRKIMDGCGIPFPSHNMFHSIVARAIELHLAVYEAIRLLQNYHPPDEPYIPLKPREGNAFGCTEAPRGILWHRYDVDDRGMVRHARIVPPTSQNQGRIEEDIRLSLERFGLDNPDDALRLRAEQVIRNYDPCISCATHFLRLHVHRR; encoded by the coding sequence ATGAATGACACAACACGTGATATCCACATCCATGTGCCGGTCTTGACCCGGGTCGAGGGTGAAGGCGCCCTGAAGATCGATGTGGTGGACGGCGCCATCCAGAATCTGGCCCTGCACATCTATGAACCGCCGCGGTTATTCGAGAAATTTGTCGAAGACTACGAGTGCAATCAAGTCATCGACATGGTGGCGCGCATCTGCGGCATCTGTCCGGTGGCCTACCAGATGAGTGCGGTGCAGGCCTTTGAGAGCCTGTTCGGCTTTCAGCCCCCGGACTGGGTGAGGGATATGCGCCGGGCGATGTACTGCGGTGAATGGCTGCAGAGCCATGCCCTGCATATCCATCTGCTGTCAGCCCCCGATTTTCTCGGTTTCGATTCGGCTATCGCCATGGCGGCCGACTATCCGGATGCGGTGCGGCGGGGTCTTGAACTGCAGAGCCTCGGCAACGATCTGATTGCGCTTTTCGGTGGTCGTTCGGTGCATCCCGTCGGGGTTCGTGTCGGAGGATTCTATCGGGCGCCGAGAGAGGATGAAGTAGCAACCCTACTAAGACGCCTGGAGGCGGCACTGCCGGCAGCCGAGGCCCTGGTAGGCTGGACTGCCGGGCTCGAATTTCCGGACGACGAACAGGCCTTCACCAGTGTTGCTATGAGTCACCCCGATGAGTACGCCATCAATCAGGGCAACCTGATCTCGGGACAGGGCCTGGAGACCGAGATAACCTTCTATGAAAGCTATTTTCAGGAGCACCAGTCCCCCCACTCCACCGCCCTCCATTCGACGCTGGATGAACGCCCCTATCTGGTCGGTCCCCTGGCCCGGCTCAACCTCAACTTCCATCAGCTGCCCAAGCCGGTGCGCAAGATCATGGACGGGTGCGGTATCCCGTTTCCCAGTCACAACATGTTCCACAGCATTGTGGCGCGGGCCATCGAGCTTCACCTGGCGGTTTATGAGGCGATCCGGCTGCTGCAAAATTACCATCCGCCCGATGAACCCTATATCCCGCTCAAACCCCGGGAGGGTAACGCATTCGGTTGCACCGAAGCGCCGCGCGGTATCCTCTGGCACCGCTACGACGTGGACGACCGGGGAATGGTGCGTCATGCCCGCATCGTGCCGCCCACCAGCCAGAATCAAGGGCGGATCGAAGAGGATATCCGCCTTTCACTGGAGCGCTTCGGTCTGGACAATCCGGATGACGCGCTGCGCCTGAGGGCCGAACAGGTGATTCGCAATTACGATCCCTGTATCTCTTGCGCCACACATTTTCTCAGACTCCACGTTCATCGCCGATGA
- a CDS encoding FAD/NAD(P)-binding protein, which yields MFDPHMPHVAVIDRRIQESPTIFTLRLQYDWEVRQAYEFDPGQFNMVTLFGVGEIPISIVNDPLDNHYFDHTIRVVGRVSDGLSKLQPGDRVGIRGPFGRGWPLARMKGKDILLITGGLGCAPLVSVIRFIMRRREYYGRIHILQGVKHSDDLIWREQYDEWAKLRDVHILLAADVVGMGWKGQQGMVTELISQISVRPHRTVALLCGPELMMLAAIANLRDMALADGSIWFSMERNMQCGIGQCGHCQVGPHYVCQDGPVFCYSDLADFLGAKGF from the coding sequence ATGTTTGATCCCCATATGCCACATGTCGCAGTGATCGATCGGCGTATTCAGGAATCACCCACAATCTTTACGTTAAGGCTTCAGTACGACTGGGAGGTGCGGCAGGCCTACGAATTCGATCCCGGACAGTTCAACATGGTGACTCTCTTCGGTGTTGGAGAGATCCCCATCTCCATCGTCAACGACCCCCTGGACAACCACTACTTCGACCATACGATCCGGGTGGTCGGGCGTGTCTCGGATGGGTTGTCGAAATTGCAACCGGGTGATCGGGTCGGTATTCGCGGTCCTTTCGGTCGGGGCTGGCCGCTGGCGCGAATGAAGGGCAAGGATATTCTACTGATCACTGGAGGACTGGGCTGTGCCCCTCTGGTGTCGGTTATCAGATTCATCATGCGCCGCCGCGAATACTATGGCCGCATCCACATCCTGCAGGGGGTCAAGCACTCCGATGATCTCATATGGCGCGAACAGTATGACGAATGGGCAAAGCTGAGAGACGTGCATATTCTGCTGGCGGCGGATGTTGTCGGTATGGGCTGGAAAGGACAACAAGGGATGGTGACTGAGCTGATCAGTCAGATTTCGGTACGACCCCATCGGACAGTGGCCCTGCTCTGTGGACCGGAGCTGATGATGCTGGCAGCCATCGCCAACCTGCGCGACATGGCGCTGGCCGACGGCAGTATCTGGTTCAGCATGGAGCGCAACATGCAGTGTGGCATCGGGCAGTGTGGCCACTGCCAGGTCGGTCCGCACTATGTGTGCCAGGACGGGCCGGTATTCTGTTATTCGGATCTGGCGGACTTTTTGGGGGCGAAAGGGTTTTAA
- a CDS encoding fused DSP-PTPase phosphatase/NAD kinase-like protein: protein MSPGHISACGWWGDGEVNREDNEVITTPDGRVLPHIVNQHSSKLPGRMGYGIAIPDPGRAIPYLQATMGRPLNRIAELSAFGFKTVIDIGTSEKSARLHRKETEVLGMRYISIPVDGNLPSREQVEDFTQHVVDASHGMLLVYAPRSELLGTMWAAYRMNLGAPAGFAIKEGRELGMLPDQEITLRNRYGSKKDPETP, encoded by the coding sequence ATGTCTCCGGGACATATCAGTGCATGTGGTTGGTGGGGTGACGGTGAAGTCAATAGGGAGGATAACGAAGTAATAACGACACCGGATGGAAGGGTGTTGCCCCACATAGTAAACCAACACTCATCAAAACTACCGGGACGGATGGGTTACGGCATTGCAATACCTGATCCGGGCCGTGCCATTCCTTATCTGCAGGCGACCATGGGACGCCCGCTCAATCGTATTGCGGAGCTGAGCGCGTTCGGGTTTAAAACGGTCATCGATATCGGTACGTCTGAAAAGAGTGCTCGTCTGCACCGAAAGGAGACCGAAGTGCTTGGTATGCGCTATATAAGCATACCGGTAGACGGCAACCTGCCGAGCCGGGAGCAGGTTGAGGATTTCACTCAACATGTTGTAGATGCCAGCCATGGAATGCTGTTGGTCTATGCCCCAAGATCAGAACTGCTTGGGACTATGTGGGCGGCCTACCGGATGAATCTTGGCGCACCTGCCGGCTTCGCCATTAAGGAAGGCAGAGAACTCGGTATGCTGCCTGATCAAGAGATTACTCTTCGTAATCGTTATGGATCAAAAAAAGACCCTGAAACGCCCTAG
- a CDS encoding protein kinase domain-containing protein, whose translation MMKPKKIGRFQVGEQLGVGNQGTVYLCHDSQLQRKVAIKLLNKSLQESSFLDEARAASKLQHANIVSIYEAGEHQQIPYLVFEYAQGELLKDLINGEPLEVGDVLRIFQGLLEGMGQAHKAGIVHRDLKPANIIISEDKVPKIMDFGIARLLSEAKGPDRQLIGTPRYLAPEYIQRGEVGPQADVFALGLILDEMLTGMPVFSGHNQQIVIDAILKLEVKPPSQFNPAVDEKLDRFILKSLEKDPVLRYSDAIEMLQAFNEMRGVTGEKLSVEEDASGTVEFLLRRMKRKSDFPALSQSVRSINAMADASNKDVNQMAGVIVKDFALTNKILKVVNSAYYGRFSGRIGTVSRAVVVLGTQAIRSLAASLIFFEHIENKQQAEHLRELVSSAMFRATLAHKVADEIDQKEAEAYFLTGLLNDLGKLLVAFYLPDESQEIDRLIKVDGKEPVAAQHSVLGVSFEKIGIEIAGQWNFPKSLIDSMKHWQGDHKPVNRLERRRLVTAFADDAMAVMIESGLDSKSAMESLAKKYDKGLNITNKQISRFATRSMEEFQEVAKAISSDISDQFIQKLTSKTDDLQSHKGVEKSKPKAMDKDGLSETQILDEEGTQTVQSTASEDNPPATPEDAETLLMDGLQEVTGMLVGNHSVSEIFNVVLETMYRAVGFQRVVLALLDRKRGEMVGRLGFGSSADEFVELFHFPTVYSVDVFHGALKNAVDVYIADTTEGKIQADIPEWYKQISSAGSFLLFPLVVKNRAVGLIYADHSSPHGLEIDKKRLNLLKSLRNQIVLAVKS comes from the coding sequence ATGATGAAGCCTAAAAAGATCGGGCGGTTTCAGGTTGGAGAACAACTGGGTGTTGGCAATCAGGGTACGGTCTATCTCTGTCACGACAGCCAGCTGCAACGCAAGGTTGCGATTAAACTGCTCAACAAGTCGCTGCAGGAATCATCGTTTCTGGATGAAGCCCGGGCGGCTAGTAAGCTCCAGCATGCCAATATCGTCTCCATCTACGAGGCCGGTGAGCACCAGCAGATACCCTACCTGGTGTTTGAGTATGCACAAGGCGAACTACTGAAAGACCTGATCAATGGTGAGCCTTTGGAGGTGGGTGATGTACTGCGGATCTTTCAGGGCCTGCTGGAAGGCATGGGCCAGGCCCACAAGGCAGGTATAGTCCATCGTGACCTGAAGCCGGCGAACATCATTATCAGCGAAGATAAGGTTCCGAAGATAATGGACTTCGGCATCGCCCGCCTTTTATCGGAGGCAAAGGGCCCGGATCGTCAACTAATCGGTACACCCAGATACCTGGCGCCGGAGTACATCCAAAGAGGCGAAGTCGGGCCGCAGGCTGATGTTTTTGCCCTTGGTTTGATTCTGGATGAGATGTTGACCGGAATGCCTGTGTTTAGCGGTCACAATCAGCAGATCGTTATCGATGCCATTCTCAAGCTGGAGGTGAAGCCTCCATCCCAGTTCAATCCGGCAGTGGATGAGAAGCTCGACCGCTTCATCCTCAAGTCCCTGGAAAAAGATCCTGTCTTACGTTACAGCGATGCAATCGAGATGTTGCAGGCCTTCAATGAGATGCGTGGCGTGACAGGGGAAAAACTGAGTGTCGAAGAAGATGCGAGCGGTACGGTGGAGTTCCTGCTCCGGCGGATGAAAAGGAAGAGCGACTTTCCCGCATTGTCGCAGTCGGTGCGCAGCATCAATGCCATGGCCGACGCCAGCAATAAGGATGTCAATCAGATGGCGGGCGTCATCGTCAAGGATTTTGCATTGACGAACAAGATCCTGAAAGTGGTCAACTCCGCCTACTATGGACGCTTCTCCGGAAGAATCGGAACCGTATCGCGGGCAGTCGTGGTTTTGGGTACACAAGCTATCCGCTCGTTGGCGGCCTCTTTGATTTTTTTCGAGCATATCGAAAACAAGCAGCAGGCCGAACACCTCAGGGAGCTGGTCTCTTCGGCGATGTTCCGTGCAACCCTGGCACACAAGGTGGCGGATGAAATCGATCAGAAGGAGGCCGAGGCCTATTTTCTTACCGGTTTGTTGAACGACCTGGGTAAGTTGCTGGTGGCATTCTATCTACCTGATGAGTCACAGGAGATTGATCGGCTGATCAAGGTCGATGGCAAGGAGCCGGTCGCGGCGCAGCACAGCGTACTGGGTGTCAGTTTCGAAAAGATCGGGATTGAGATCGCCGGACAGTGGAATTTTCCCAAGTCACTCATCGATAGTATGAAGCATTGGCAGGGGGATCATAAACCGGTCAACCGATTGGAGCGCAGACGTCTGGTCACCGCATTTGCTGATGATGCCATGGCGGTGATGATTGAATCGGGGCTCGACAGCAAATCCGCAATGGAAAGCCTGGCTAAAAAATATGATAAGGGGCTCAACATCACGAACAAGCAGATCTCTCGATTCGCCACTCGGTCGATGGAAGAGTTTCAAGAAGTGGCGAAGGCGATATCGAGCGATATATCAGATCAATTCATACAAAAACTCACCTCAAAAACCGATGATCTGCAATCCCATAAGGGGGTTGAAAAAAGTAAACCTAAAGCTATGGACAAGGACGGTTTGTCCGAAACACAGATTCTGGATGAAGAGGGTACCCAGACAGTCCAATCGACAGCCTCCGAGGATAATCCTCCAGCAACTCCGGAAGATGCGGAAACCCTGCTGATGGATGGCCTGCAGGAGGTGACGGGCATGCTGGTGGGAAACCACAGTGTATCCGAAATCTTCAACGTGGTGCTTGAAACCATGTACCGCGCGGTCGGCTTTCAAAGAGTCGTGTTGGCGCTACTGGATCGCAAGCGGGGGGAGATGGTGGGCAGATTGGGTTTCGGCAGTTCCGCCGATGAGTTTGTCGAGCTGTTCCACTTTCCCACGGTATATAGCGTGGATGTCTTTCATGGGGCATTGAAGAATGCCGTGGATGTCTATATCGCAGATACCACCGAAGGGAAGATTCAGGCCGATATTCCCGAATGGTACAAGCAGATCTCCAGTGCGGGATCATTTCTGCTCTTTCCCCTGGTGGTTAAAAACAGAGCGGTCGGTTTGATCTATGCGGATCATTCCAGTCCGCACGGTCTGGAGATCGATAAAAAGAGACTCAATCTGCTGAAGTCTCTCAGAAATCAGATTGTATTGGCGGTGAAATCCTAG
- a CDS encoding molecular chaperone, whose amino-acid sequence MGTDWNKMADNAKTRSDMYGLLTLVFRQEPSEAFINELRGPRLAGAFSDMELEMGSSFYSEPVSTIADQLALEFSRLFIGPGRHISAHESIFTEVDGDSGGLWGARTVEVKKFIETTGLDYASQFTGLPDHISVELEFMQKLADWEADKWIEMDRISAEYCLSIQRMFLQQHILGWIPKFCDAVIAQAGIPFYRELAKLTNSFLKLEEQSLVTETAA is encoded by the coding sequence ATGGGAACCGACTGGAATAAAATGGCCGATAACGCCAAAACAAGAAGTGACATGTATGGGTTATTGACCCTGGTCTTTCGGCAGGAGCCCAGCGAAGCCTTCATCAACGAACTGAGGGGGCCCCGCTTGGCGGGGGCCTTCTCGGACATGGAGCTGGAAATGGGGAGCTCTTTTTACAGCGAACCCGTATCAACCATAGCCGATCAACTTGCGCTTGAATTTTCGCGCCTGTTCATAGGTCCTGGACGGCACATTTCCGCCCATGAATCGATTTTCACTGAAGTGGATGGTGACTCAGGTGGTTTATGGGGCGCCAGAACAGTTGAAGTGAAGAAGTTTATCGAGACAACCGGACTTGATTACGCTTCCCAGTTCACGGGGCTGCCTGATCATATCAGCGTTGAACTTGAGTTCATGCAGAAGCTGGCCGATTGGGAAGCCGACAAGTGGATAGAGATGGATCGCATCAGTGCCGAGTACTGCCTGTCAATTCAGCGCATGTTCTTGCAACAGCATATTCTGGGTTGGATACCCAAGTTCTGTGATGCGGTGATAGCGCAGGCAGGTATTCCTTTTTACCGGGAACTGGCTAAGTTGACAAACAGTTTCCTTAAGCTCGAAGAGCAGAGTCTAGTAACCGAAACAGCCGCCTAG
- a CDS encoding molybdopterin-dependent oxidoreductase, translated as MKKLNRRDFMKLTAGSGCALAAGLGCSQSAFAGSLKLQAGGKDFSPTTGKERQAIPTACWQCVTRDSMIGYVEDGRLVKLEGHPDSIRTLGKLCAKGQAGINQVYFPDRILHPMKRAGKRGEHKWKRISWDEALDLIVSKLKPLRDAGTPELFMYQYGRHKASQAATMYDFMQAYGTGTIGNHTSVCEAAKWVGQESLWGGMYDNWDYDNTDYVVIFGSNQFETHTNHIPTAQRLIRAKVDRGVPLYVFDVRLTNTAAKADQWVPIKVGHDGLVMLAMCNVIMNEKLYRKDHFKFMRVSENYKATIDEKIAAVKKNVAKYTPEFAEKQSGVPADTIRKIARGFAKAKSACLVTYRGTVMHYHGADQERAAMLLSAITNNLDRPGGRVMGVGAGWKHPSSPKAKVHKTLHVKDGFPGEAAYPTHHVSHQVLPMIKDGQAGRPKVYWWSCYNPGFINGDNKELQSIMRDESIIPFLISTTIVYDESSQYADLILPDVTYLERWDWEDMVSANQIAEFYIRQPLVKPLGESRCQGDVWPELAKRMGFELAYSSKEDFVRQSCEMTPGVREAGGFEYMKKQGVWHDPKAKPNYGFYETKVDVSGDGVILDEKTGVYWNWKKAGVDSEAEAKRQGYLGTKGAKKAYVAQNIDGTAYLAYPPNTKFVKAGYLDFYSDNFANKGFPAFPSYTPIPEHQKMADDELNLTTYKVAVHTHSRTAHCKWLTEIKHDNPGWINTKTAEARGIKNGDKIRVYNSLGEITTTAYVTEGIIPGVIAISHHLGRKHSGVYGSGKRSPTPGGAAADPDVKNIWWKKHGTHPNTIIPNSSDPISGTQRWMDTVVRVAKA; from the coding sequence ATGAAAAAGTTAAATCGTCGTGATTTCATGAAACTGACCGCAGGCAGCGGTTGCGCATTGGCAGCCGGATTGGGCTGCAGTCAGAGTGCATTTGCCGGATCGCTTAAACTGCAGGCGGGCGGCAAGGATTTTTCACCCACAACAGGTAAGGAGAGACAGGCAATTCCCACGGCCTGCTGGCAGTGTGTAACCCGAGACTCCATGATCGGTTATGTAGAGGACGGACGCCTGGTAAAGCTCGAAGGCCATCCCGATTCCATCCGCACACTCGGCAAACTCTGTGCCAAGGGACAGGCGGGCATCAACCAGGTCTACTTCCCCGACCGGATCCTGCACCCGATGAAACGCGCAGGCAAACGTGGCGAGCACAAATGGAAACGTATTTCCTGGGATGAGGCCCTTGACCTGATCGTATCCAAGCTGAAACCCCTGCGCGATGCGGGTACCCCTGAACTGTTCATGTATCAGTACGGCAGACACAAGGCGTCCCAGGCTGCCACCATGTACGACTTCATGCAGGCCTACGGCACTGGCACCATCGGTAATCACACCTCTGTCTGTGAGGCGGCAAAATGGGTAGGACAGGAGAGTCTGTGGGGGGGCATGTATGACAACTGGGATTATGACAACACCGATTACGTGGTGATTTTCGGCAGCAATCAGTTTGAGACCCATACCAACCATATTCCGACCGCCCAGCGCCTGATCCGGGCCAAGGTTGATCGTGGCGTACCCCTATACGTATTCGACGTGCGCCTGACAAACACGGCGGCCAAGGCCGATCAGTGGGTACCGATCAAAGTGGGACATGACGGACTGGTGATGCTGGCCATGTGTAATGTCATCATGAACGAGAAACTCTACAGGAAGGATCACTTCAAATTCATGCGTGTCAGCGAAAACTACAAAGCGACTATCGATGAGAAGATTGCAGCGGTGAAGAAAAATGTCGCTAAGTACACCCCCGAGTTTGCAGAGAAACAGAGTGGTGTGCCAGCCGATACCATACGCAAGATCGCTCGCGGGTTCGCAAAAGCCAAATCAGCCTGCCTGGTCACCTACCGTGGAACCGTAATGCACTATCACGGCGCGGATCAGGAGCGGGCGGCAATGCTGTTGTCAGCGATCACCAACAATCTCGATCGTCCGGGTGGACGTGTCATGGGTGTTGGAGCAGGCTGGAAACATCCCTCCTCCCCCAAGGCGAAGGTCCACAAAACGCTCCACGTCAAGGACGGGTTTCCGGGTGAAGCGGCCTACCCGACTCATCATGTAAGCCACCAGGTGCTACCGATGATCAAGGATGGCCAGGCGGGTCGACCGAAGGTCTACTGGTGGAGTTGCTACAACCCGGGATTCATCAATGGCGACAACAAGGAACTGCAGTCGATTATGCGGGATGAAAGTATTATCCCCTTCCTTATTTCAACAACCATCGTCTATGACGAATCATCTCAGTATGCAGACTTGATCCTACCCGACGTCACATACCTGGAGCGCTGGGACTGGGAGGACATGGTGTCGGCAAACCAGATCGCCGAGTTCTATATCCGGCAGCCGTTGGTTAAACCCCTGGGAGAATCACGTTGCCAGGGCGATGTCTGGCCTGAGCTGGCCAAGCGCATGGGCTTTGAACTGGCATACTCAAGCAAGGAAGACTTCGTACGTCAGTCCTGTGAGATGACACCCGGTGTGCGGGAGGCCGGAGGCTTCGAGTATATGAAGAAGCAAGGCGTATGGCACGATCCGAAGGCCAAACCCAACTACGGCTTCTATGAGACCAAGGTGGACGTGTCCGGCGATGGCGTGATTCTCGATGAGAAGACCGGTGTCTACTGGAACTGGAAAAAGGCAGGTGTCGACAGTGAAGCCGAAGCCAAGCGTCAAGGGTATCTGGGTACGAAAGGCGCTAAAAAGGCCTATGTCGCGCAAAATATCGATGGCACGGCTTACCTGGCCTATCCCCCCAATACCAAGTTCGTCAAGGCAGGTTATCTGGACTTCTATTCAGATAATTTCGCCAACAAGGGTTTTCCGGCATTCCCATCCTATACGCCGATTCCCGAACACCAGAAGATGGCGGATGATGAGCTGAATCTCACCACCTACAAGGTGGCGGTACATACCCATTCAAGGACCGCGCACTGCAAGTGGCTCACCGAGATCAAGCACGACAATCCCGGCTGGATCAATACCAAGACGGCTGAAGCGCGCGGTATTAAGAATGGCGACAAGATCAGAGTCTATAACAGCCTGGGCGAGATCACCACCACAGCCTATGTTACCGAAGGCATCATTCCGGGTGTGATCGCCATATCCCATCACCTGGGTCGCAAGCACTCGGGGGTCTATGGTTCGGGCAAGCGTTCTCCCACACCGGGAGGCGCCGCGGCTGATCCGGATGTGAAGAATATATGGTGGAAAAAGCATGGTACTCATCCCAATACCATCATCCCCAACTCATCAGATCCTATCAGCGGCACACAGCGGTGGATGGATACCGTCGTCAGGGTAGCCAAGGCATAA
- a CDS encoding 4Fe-4S dicluster domain-containing protein, with the protein MSDNKTPDVNRRKFLSGVGTAAIGAAALATPKVSLEAAQSKAPRWAMVMDLRRCIGCRACTVACKSENNVSLGRFRAVVQEKTMGTFPNTKKEFLPLMCNHCEGNEKDGVPPCVKACPEFPGKRAKFKTADGKTIRYRTGATYKRPDGLILIDKEKCIGCGKCIDACPYGVRSFDPFVKAGADPTKQAADKCDMCAHRVDNGVEPSCVNTCQGRARIFGDLNDPNSEVSKLVKEHNLAKADNVLLPEEGTIPHVFYIDPDNMLKTLYTQRKKGKLDHFVDQIP; encoded by the coding sequence ATGAGTGATAACAAAACACCAGACGTCAACCGTCGCAAATTTCTGAGTGGTGTAGGCACAGCCGCGATAGGCGCTGCGGCATTGGCGACACCGAAGGTGAGTCTTGAAGCGGCTCAATCAAAAGCACCCCGTTGGGCGATGGTGATGGACCTCAGGCGCTGCATAGGCTGCAGGGCCTGTACCGTGGCCTGCAAATCTGAAAACAATGTCTCTTTGGGCCGTTTCCGGGCAGTCGTCCAAGAGAAAACCATGGGTACATTTCCAAATACCAAGAAGGAATTCTTACCCCTGATGTGCAATCACTGCGAGGGCAATGAGAAAGATGGTGTTCCACCTTGTGTCAAAGCCTGTCCGGAATTTCCAGGCAAACGGGCCAAATTCAAGACGGCTGATGGCAAAACCATACGTTATCGCACGGGTGCGACCTATAAACGTCCTGATGGCTTGATCCTGATAGACAAGGAAAAATGTATCGGCTGCGGCAAATGTATTGATGCCTGCCCTTACGGCGTCCGTTCATTTGATCCCTTTGTCAAAGCGGGCGCTGATCCGACAAAGCAGGCTGCGGACAAATGCGATATGTGTGCTCATCGTGTCGATAACGGGGTCGAACCATCCTGTGTCAACACTTGCCAGGGACGTGCACGAATTTTCGGTGACCTCAACGACCCGAACAGCGAAGTCTCCAAGCTTGTAAAAGAGCACAACCTGGCCAAGGCCGACAACGTTCTGCTTCCGGAAGAGGGAACCATTCCTCATGTGTTCTACATCGATCCCGACAACATGTTGAAAACCCTCTATACACAGCGAAAGAAGGGCAAACTGGACCACTTTGTGGACCAGATTCCATAG
- a CDS encoding sulfhydrogenase subunit delta, which produces MTGTKPKLAVHKFSSCDGCQLALLNLGEPLLLLPQLVDIVHFAEAGPSDPVAQADIALVEGSVSTPEDIERIRQVREHSGLLISIGACATAGGLQALANFTDRDSWIAAVYEQPDYIDALQHSNPISHYVKVDFEIPGCPVNSRQVVAALRDLLSGVKPRPERQSVCMECKRKGLVCTMVSKGEPCMGPVTVAGCGALCPSMGRGCYSCYGPLEQINDRSLAERFNQLGLDRAAVVRRFHFIANHAPAFKQAGERLKETTNE; this is translated from the coding sequence ATGACGGGTACTAAACCAAAGCTCGCAGTCCACAAATTCAGCTCCTGCGACGGCTGCCAGCTGGCGCTGCTGAATTTGGGTGAGCCACTGCTGCTGCTTCCGCAGTTGGTGGACATTGTTCATTTTGCCGAGGCAGGTCCCAGTGACCCGGTAGCCCAGGCCGATATTGCACTGGTGGAGGGGAGTGTCTCCACGCCTGAGGATATCGAGCGTATCCGGCAAGTGCGGGAGCACAGCGGCTTGCTGATCTCCATAGGCGCCTGTGCCACCGCAGGCGGGTTACAGGCACTGGCCAATTTTACTGACCGTGACAGCTGGATTGCGGCGGTCTATGAGCAACCCGACTACATCGACGCCTTGCAACACTCCAATCCCATCTCCCACTACGTCAAGGTCGATTTCGAGATCCCCGGCTGTCCGGTCAATTCCCGTCAGGTAGTGGCGGCCTTGCGCGACCTGCTGAGCGGCGTCAAACCCCGCCCGGAGCGCCAGTCGGTCTGTATGGAATGCAAGCGTAAGGGGTTGGTCTGTACCATGGTCAGCAAGGGAGAGCCCTGCATGGGACCGGTGACAGTGGCCGGATGCGGCGCACTTTGTCCATCCATGGGTCGTGGTTGCTACAGCTGTTACGGACCCCTCGAACAGATCAATGATCGTTCCTTGGCTGAGCGTTTTAACCAGCTTGGCCTCGACCGGGCAGCCGTCGTACGACGGTTCCATTTTATTGCCAATCATGCCCCTGCCTTTAAACAGGCCGGAGAGCGGCTGAAAGAAACGACCAATGAATGA
- a CDS encoding hydrogenase maturation protease, with protein sequence MTRVLGVGSPFGADRLAWLAIDHLAGLGWKDCELVKLDRPGSRLVSYFHGVEQVVIIDAVCLSDQPGSVVAIDLERLQQLDYPTSSHGFGVAEAVALARQLGELPPRLHVLGIQTGEDVMQLPAVDLQVLAKLVSGYLDTASFQGRLD encoded by the coding sequence ATGACCCGCGTTCTCGGGGTCGGTTCACCCTTTGGCGCCGATCGACTGGCCTGGCTGGCCATCGATCATCTTGCCGGATTGGGCTGGAAGGATTGTGAACTGGTCAAGCTCGATCGACCCGGCAGCCGGCTGGTCAGCTATTTTCATGGTGTTGAGCAGGTGGTGATCATCGATGCCGTATGCTTGTCCGATCAACCGGGAAGTGTTGTTGCAATAGACCTTGAGAGGTTGCAGCAACTGGATTATCCGACCTCCAGTCATGGTTTTGGTGTGGCCGAGGCTGTGGCCCTTGCCAGGCAACTGGGTGAACTGCCGCCCCGACTCCACGTGCTGGGTATTCAGACAGGTGAAGATGTCATGCAACTGCCGGCCGTTGATCTACAGGTGCTTGCAAAGCTGGTTAGCGGCTATTTGGATACGGCATCCTTTCAGGGCCGATTGGATTAG